A segment of the Aquila chrysaetos chrysaetos unplaced genomic scaffold, bAquChr1.4, whole genome shotgun sequence genome:
CCTGTTGGGGGGTTCCTGGTTTTTGGGGGCGAAATGAGGAGCGTAGGGGCTCTGGGGGAGGTTTTGGGGTGAAATGAGGAGTGTAAGAGCAGGAGGGCTGTCCCCTAATCCCCCCACCCTGGGACCTTGTGCTGTCCCTGGGGACCAGTGGGGACACTTGGGGCACAGCAGGTCCTGGCTGGGAGAGGAGAAGTCCCCTGGCTCCATGGTGGTGGCTGGTGGTGTCCCCCAGACCAGGGGGGATCCCTGTGAGACCTGTCAGCTTTCCCCAGCCATGGTGGATGGGTGAGGGATGCTCCAGGCTCTCCCCAGCATCACCTTTGAGCTGAAACGAGCCAGATAcccctcaaaaaaccccactgttcTGGGGTTGACACCTCGTTTTCCAACTCCgcttgctgctgcagaggggtCTCCGCCTGCAATCTCCCCCCTCGTTATACCCGGAGACAAAGTTTTTCTGGCCCTGCTGCCCCTCCCAGCCCGCTTGTCGTTGTTGTTGTgttcgtctttttttttttctttttttttctcccccttggCGTTGCTTCCTGTTCGCTGCTGTATAAAAACCCAGTGCTGCCCGCTCGTCCCCACGGAGCGCAGCCACAGCCGGCGAGGACCCAGGTGAGCGGCTGGTGGGGCGTGCGATGGGCGAGACTCCCTTTGCctaaaaaccaaaatccagtgccgtggggggggggcaaagcTGAGCTTTGGGTGATCTCCATCCTTCTGCTTGTGGGATGGATTTTCCCTGCTGAGGGCATGCGGTGAGGTTGCTGCGGCTCCTCTTTAGGCGTTGGGTGATGGTTGGAGATGCCATATCTCCTCCTTACCCCTTCTTCCCATGCTCCGGGTCACTCAACCGGCTATCTGAGGATCCCAGACCTTCCCTGTggtttcctctttctccttcaagTTTTTTTCCAATCCCCTCTTGGTGCTGGCGATGCTTTGGGCACGGAGAggtttctccccccccccccccccccccccaggggcttgagaaccaaaccaaaatcaTCCCCCTGTGGCACCCACCCAGTAGAAGCTGGAGAaactgctggagctgcagctcctgtggcGTTTCCTCATCCAACTTCTTGCGCCACAGAGCTGAGGGCAGCTTGGTGAGGAAGTGGGGAAATGCCTATTTCCTCGGTTACTGGGGTGGAAGTGGAGGGGGGACACGACCATGAAGCCAAGCGGTTTGGGGTGCTTGCGCCACACGTTCTCATTGAGGAGCATCTCTCTGGACTGGTTTTGGTGGTGCTGCCTCTTTGCCCTGGGGGGAGAGGACTGTCGGATGGAGGGGAGAGATGATGGCGATGATGATGGTTGTAAGGAAGAGatgttttacgatgagggtggtgagatgctggaacaggttgcccagaggaaTTGTGGAAGCCCCAtcttcaaggtcaggttggatgggacttggagcaacctgatctagtggaagatgtccttGCCCATGACAGGGGGTTGGACTGGGTcatctttgaaggtcccttcaATCCAAACCGTTGCGTGATGCTAcggacagggctttgagcaacttgatctagtggaagatgtccttGCCCGTGGcgggggggtggactagatgatctttgaaggtcccttcaacccaaaccattctttgGTGGTCTAACAGAGTGTGGTTTCTAGGTTGGGAGCTGGTGGAGGATGGACTTCTTAATGTCCAATTATACCTTCAATTACTCCAACGGGGACGACTATTCCATATATGATTTTGATGGCTATGAAGTTCCTCACAGCTACCGCGCCGTCCTGGTGCTCTACGccctcatcttcctcctggGCGTCTTGGGCAATGGAGCCGTCATCTGGGTGACCGGCTTTGAGCTGCGGCGCACGGTGAACGGTGTCTGGTTCCTCAACCTCTCTGTGGCCGAcctcctctgctgcctggcCCTGCCCTTCCTGGCCCTGCCGCTGGCCCGTGACCACCATTGGCCGTTGGGTCGCTTCGCCTGCAAGCTGCTGCCCTCCCTCACCATCCTCAACATGTTCGCCAGCATCCTCCTCCTGATGGCCATCAGCGCTGACCGTTGTGCCCTGGTGACGCGGCCGGTGTGGTGCCAAAACCACCGGACGTTGGGGCTGGTCCGGGGCACTTGCGCGGCCGCCTGGTTCCTGGCCGGGCTCCTcacccttccttccttcatcttTCGCACCACCCGTTTGGATGACTTCTCCGAGAAGACCACCTGCGTCCTGGACTACGCGGCCGTGGGGCATCACCAGCATGTCACCGAGCTCGTTACGGCTGTCACCCGCTTCATCTGCGGCTTCCTGGTGCCCTTCGTGGTGATCACGGCTTGCTATAGCTTGCTGCTGGCCCGTGTCCACAGCAAGGGCTTTGCTCACTCCCAGAAAGCCATCAAGCTCATCTTGGTGGTCATCATCAGCTTCTTCGTGTGCTGGCTGCCCTACCACGTCGTGGGCTTGATCCTGGCCTCCACCCATCCTCACAGCACCTTGTTCAAGGGTGCCCTGGCAGCTGACCCTATCGTAACTGGCATCGCCTACATCAACAGCTGCATCAACCCCATCATCTACGTCGTCATGGGCCAGGAATTCAAGGACAAGTTCCAGCGTTCCTGGAGAGCCGTGCTGCAGGGCGTGCTGAGTGATGACCCCACCAGCACCATGGGGGACAGCAGGATGAAGACCAAGTCCACCATGGATGACCACAGCGTCAGCACCAATGTGTGACCAGGAATGAGGTAGCTCCGGGGCTGAAACATCACTTGAGGCCACCACCTTCTCCTCTCCTGGAGGTCCCCCTGGGCCCCATAGAGAGAAGACAATGCCTCCATTGTCCCCTTTCCCCACGAGTTGCCCCAGGTGGTTGCAGGCTGGGGAAGTTGTGTGCCCACCTAGCCCTGGGGCCCTCCTCCTGGCTTCCTCGGTGGCTTGCCAGCAACGAGAGGACTTTGTCTCTGCCTGCAATACCCCCTTCTCCTGCTTCCCCAACCCAAGCATGGACCCTACTTTCCCCTCTCAGCTCCATgagggctgtgctgccccatgaactgtgggagcagctcggaacacctggcatttgttttcaagagtgaccgttagaatttgttgtgctgcatgtttgccaagcctttgaagaactagtttcacaaggtcaggttggaggatggccttgtgtaggcctgggaagatgtggctgaagacagtcacgagtatgtgtatggaatgtttttatctttaactgttctggggactggcaaacatcccagctgggccagatatgccctcctgtgttagtagtattggctgtatgcaGTTAGTACTTTCTAGATCTTTgctgaaacatatataagttggattcttttgtgaaataaagggaatcttgcacagagagcttgagcACTTGATTGAGTTGCTGCATGaaccccctcccagccccccaTCTCCACCACCCAGTGAGGCCCAAAATGCAGGTGGGTTCACCCGCATGTTAAAAccccccccatcaccccaaAAACTCAAGTCCACCCCATTGATGGGGGGGCTGGTTGCCCTTCGCCATCCCCCTGGCTTCACCGTAGCTGTGTCCAGTGTTGCTAATAAATACTGAAGCTCCCTCAAGCCTTGAGCAAGACCTTGGTCTCTTGGTTCTCCTTTTTGGTTGTTTATTGGGCAAGATTTTTGCTGTCTTGGCAGATTTTGAGCTTGCGGGTGATGCAATAGGTGCTTCACTgtcttcccccctgccctggaaAGTCCTTGTGATGGGTGGTGAACTCTGCCCCATGGTCTTACTTCGtggtgtggggctgggagctgagGTTGGTGTCTGATTTTCACCACCCTAGGTGCTGCCCAGCCTGGGGGTAGGTGGGGCAGTTGGGGACAGCTGGGATGGTTGAGGATGGTTGGGGACAGTGGGGAACAATGGGGATGGGCATGGCAGGGATGGTTGGGGACAGCTGGGATGGTTGGGGACAGTGGGGAACAACGGGCATGAGCATAACAGGGGTGGTAGGGGACAGTTGGGATGGTTGGGGATGGGCATGGTGGGGATGGTTGAGGACAGCAGGGCACaatggggagggatggggatggaggggcaCAGCAGGGATGGTTGGGGACAGCTGGGTACCACCTGGATGGATGGGGATGGTTGGGGACAGGGTGGGGACAGCAGAGATGGTTGGGGACAATTAGGCACCACAGGGatgggtggggatgggggggcacAGCAGTGATGGTTGGGGATGGGGGGATAGTGGTGACGGTTGGGGACAGTGGTGATGgttggggatggggggacagCAATGACATTTGGGGACGGGGGTACAGCAATGACAGGGATGGGGGGCACAGCAATGACATTTGGGGACGgggtgtattggctttgtgtggcaaggttttggtagcggggggggggggttacaggggtggcttctgcgagaagctgctggaagcttcccctgtgtccgacagagccaataccagccggctctaagacggacccgccgccggccaaggctgagcccatcagcgatagtggtagcgcctctgtgataacatttttaaggaaaaaaaaaaaaagttgctgggacacacacagaaacggcagccggagagcggagtgagaacatgtaagaaagagaaacagccctgcagaccgccaggtcagtgcagaaggagggggaggagatgctccaggcgccggagcagagattcccctgcagcccgtggggaagaccacggtgaggcaggctgtccccctgcagcccggggaggtccacgggggagcagatctccacctgcagcccggggaggaccccacgccggagcagggggatgcccgaaggaggctgtgaccccgtgggaagcccgcgccggagcaggctcctggcaggacctgcggatctgtggagagaggagcccacgttggagcaggttttctggcaggacttgtgaccccctgggggacccacgctggagcagtgtgctcctgaaggactgcagcccggggaagggacccacgctggagcagttcgtgaagaactgcagcccgtgggaaggacccacgttggagaagttcgtggaggactgtctcccgtgggagggaccccacgctggagcagggaagagtgtgatgagtcctccccctgaggaggatgaagcggcagaaaacaacgtgtgatgaactgactgtaaaccccattccccgtccccctgtgccgctgggggggttggtagagaatctgggagtgaagttgtgcccgggaagaagggaggggtggagggaaggtgttctgagatttggttttatttctcattaccctgctctggttgatttgtaataaagtgagttaattttccccaagttgagtctgttttgcccgtgacagtaattggtgagtgatctctcctgtccttatctcgacccacaagccctttgttatattttctctcccctgtccagctgaggaggggggagtgatagaatggctttggtgggcacctggtgttcagccagggtcaacccaccacacagggGGGTACAGCAGTGCCCGCAGCCCCCACCCGCCCTGTCGGGTACCTCCGGGGGACGTACTGCCGCTTTTCCCGCCCCTTCCAGagccccgcccccggcggcggcgTTCGGGCGCCCTCTGGTCGCCGCGTCTGGTACGTCCCGGCGCCGGGGCCTGGTCTGTGAAGGCGCGGGTCCGGCCCAGGCCCGGGCGGCGGTTTCGGGCCCGGGCGGCCCCCGAGCAGCGGCTGCCGGGGAGGGGCCTTCTGAGCCGGGGACGGGTAAGGAATTGGGGCCCGGTGGGCCTGAGGCGGTGGAGAGCCGGGCCTggcgttgggggggggggtgtctctgggGGAGCCGGGCCAGGTGTGAGGTTCctgagggcagggacagggtgtggggg
Coding sequences within it:
- the LOC115337690 gene encoding C5a anaphylatoxin chemotactic receptor 1-like; translated protein: MDFLMSNYTFNYSNGDDYSIYDFDGYEVPHSYRAVLVLYALIFLLGVLGNGAVIWVTGFELRRTVNGVWFLNLSVADLLCCLALPFLALPLARDHHWPLGRFACKLLPSLTILNMFASILLLMAISADRCALVTRPVWCQNHRTLGLVRGTCAAAWFLAGLLTLPSFIFRTTRLDDFSEKTTCVLDYAAVGHHQHVTELVTAVTRFICGFLVPFVVITACYSLLLARVHSKGFAHSQKAIKLILVVIISFFVCWLPYHVVGLILASTHPHSTLFKGALAADPIVTGIAYINSCINPIIYVVMGQEFKDKFQRSWRAVLQGVLSDDPTSTMGDSRMKTKSTMDDHSVSTNV